Proteins encoded within one genomic window of Phototrophicus methaneseepsis:
- a CDS encoding response regulator transcription factor: MVHVAQSQPVILIVEDTLDFAQMTMHILSRIGVEAVHALTADEAIDFINEQRPDLILLDLNLPGKSGWDVLKHLKSVYGDDNTIPIIITSAYSDSANRLVGKLQNVHKYMIKPFPPQDLMATVREVLDLKD, translated from the coding sequence ATGGTACATGTAGCACAGTCGCAACCAGTCATTCTCATCGTTGAAGACACGCTCGACTTTGCACAGATGACAATGCACATCCTGAGTCGCATTGGGGTCGAAGCTGTCCATGCTCTGACAGCAGATGAAGCGATTGATTTTATCAACGAACAACGCCCAGATCTCATTTTGTTAGATTTGAATTTACCCGGCAAAAGTGGCTGGGATGTCTTAAAACACCTCAAGAGCGTTTACGGGGACGATAACACCATCCCCATTATCATTACGAGCGCCTACAGCGACAGCGCCAATCGCCTCGTTGGTAAGCTGCAAAATGTCCACAAATACATGATCAAGCCGTTCCCGCCGCAGGATCTCATGGCGACAGTACGAGAAGTGCTGGATTTGAAAGACTGA
- the mscL gene encoding large conductance mechanosensitive channel protein MscL, whose translation MLKEFREFLMRGNVLDLAVGIIIGAAFTTIVNSVVEDIISPLIGVLTGGIDFSEVVIPLTGEASINLGNFINAVINFLIVGFVLFMIVRVANRLTRQQEEEKAAEEAAPAEPTTDEKLLVAIEKLNTYLDRQQV comes from the coding sequence ATGCTTAAAGAATTTCGTGAATTCCTGATGCGTGGTAATGTGTTGGATCTGGCCGTTGGTATTATCATCGGCGCGGCCTTCACCACGATTGTGAACTCCGTTGTCGAAGATATTATCAGTCCGCTCATTGGGGTTCTCACTGGTGGCATTGATTTTAGCGAAGTCGTTATCCCACTCACCGGGGAAGCTTCAATCAATCTCGGCAATTTCATCAACGCGGTGATTAACTTCCTCATAGTGGGCTTCGTCCTCTTTATGATTGTCCGCGTGGCGAACCGCCTGACGCGCCAACAGGAAGAGGAGAAAGCGGCGGAAGAAGCCGCCCCAGCAGAACCTACAACCGATGAAAAGCTGCTCGTCGCCATTGAAAAGCTCAATACGTACCTGGATCGACAACAGGTCTGA
- a CDS encoding P1 family peptidase — MSYNHRSHAFDLSVGTLESGPLNAITDVAGVHVGHKTRIEGDDTRTGVTAILPHTGHLYHDPVTAAVYTINGFGKAVGFEQVRELGILETPILLTNTLSTWRAADALVTYMLRQSPDIWTVNPVVGECNDSYLNDIKARVITPEDAFAALDSASDGPVTEGCVGAGTGTSCYGFKGGIGTSSRVVGEYTVGALLQTNFGSREELRMNGIPVGWHLRDQYKAGKAPGPGSVMIILATDAPLTARQLQRLAKRAAFGLGRTGTACHHGSGDFVIAFSTQRAQTIQLDHVIMDPLFSAVVDCVENAVYNALLAATTITGREGNTLYALPHDDVRRLLQLETSRRAD, encoded by the coding sequence ATGTCATATAATCATCGTTCCCACGCTTTTGATCTCTCTGTTGGCACGCTGGAAAGCGGCCCCCTCAACGCTATCACAGATGTTGCAGGGGTGCATGTCGGCCATAAGACGCGGATTGAAGGCGATGACACACGTACCGGCGTGACAGCGATTTTGCCGCATACAGGTCACCTGTATCATGACCCGGTGACGGCAGCCGTTTATACAATTAACGGCTTCGGTAAAGCGGTTGGCTTTGAGCAGGTGCGGGAACTTGGCATTCTTGAGACGCCTATCTTGCTGACGAACACGCTCAGTACATGGCGCGCTGCGGATGCCCTCGTCACGTATATGCTGCGGCAATCCCCCGATATCTGGACGGTGAACCCCGTTGTCGGCGAGTGTAACGATAGCTACCTCAATGACATTAAGGCACGCGTCATCACCCCGGAAGATGCCTTTGCGGCCCTCGATAGTGCATCAGATGGTCCCGTAACGGAGGGTTGCGTCGGCGCTGGCACAGGAACGAGTTGTTACGGTTTTAAAGGCGGCATCGGCACCAGTTCACGCGTTGTTGGCGAATATACCGTTGGGGCGCTGTTGCAGACGAACTTTGGCAGTCGGGAAGAACTACGTATGAACGGCATCCCGGTTGGCTGGCATCTGCGGGACCAGTATAAGGCTGGCAAAGCCCCTGGCCCTGGCTCAGTCATGATTATCTTAGCCACAGATGCACCGCTCACGGCTCGCCAGTTGCAGCGGCTTGCCAAGCGGGCTGCTTTTGGCCTGGGGCGTACCGGGACGGCATGCCACCATGGCAGTGGCGATTTTGTGATTGCGTTCAGCACACAGCGCGCCCAGACTATCCAGCTTGATCATGTCATAATGGACCCACTTTTTAGCGCTGTGGTGGATTGTGTCGAAAATGCGGTTTATAACGCCTTGCTGGCAGCCACGACGATCACAGGCCGCGAAGGCAATACACTTTATGCACTCCCTCATGATGATGTGCGTCGTCTTTTGCAACTTGAGACGAGCCGTCGTGCTGATTAG
- a CDS encoding GreA/GreB family elongation factor: MAEEQTTLTQAGYDRLANELANLQQELREVIEELGDTHDDEGVGDSAQYSLATERERLQERIDYLKHVLETAQVIERAETDTVSVGNRITVLEGDEEFSFNLISQAEVINGQRGISNESPVGKALIGHKVGDKVKVETPDGIVQYTIRSIENIPDND; encoded by the coding sequence ATGGCAGAAGAACAAACAACACTCACGCAGGCTGGTTATGATAGATTAGCCAACGAACTGGCGAATCTACAACAGGAACTCCGTGAGGTCATCGAAGAATTGGGAGATACCCATGATGATGAAGGCGTGGGCGATAGCGCCCAATACTCGCTGGCGACTGAACGGGAACGTTTGCAAGAACGTATTGACTATCTGAAACATGTGCTGGAAACAGCCCAAGTCATCGAACGTGCCGAAACAGACACGGTCAGCGTTGGCAATCGCATCACTGTGTTGGAAGGCGACGAGGAGTTTTCATTCAACCTCATCAGCCAGGCAGAGGTGATTAATGGGCAGCGTGGTATCTCGAACGAGTCACCTGTTGGTAAAGCATTGATTGGGCACAAAGTGGGCGACAAAGTGAAAGTAGAAACGCCTGACGGCATAGTTCAGTATACGATTCGCTCAATCGAAAATATCCCGGATAACGACTAG
- a CDS encoding DUF7282 domain-containing protein, with product MIIRRFVVGMVVAALALLSGSLVMADHFNPAVTVSDQVSTDGTVTVEQVNSADRGFIVIHAADGDSFGEVIGHAPVYPGANYNVVVDIDTSRATSTLYAMLHEDTGEVGTYEFGEVEGADGPVSVDGEVVTPTFMAEVVSAHDQTVDMNSITIDAVTISEDGWVVVHAGDAESFGEVLGFTQVSAGTTTDVTVELDGEMTDVLWPMLHYDTGEAGEYEFGTVEGADGPVAVGTSVATMPIWTVPHIRVADQIVLPGDGMDMMGGSVMGSVLSDGPGFLVIHAATNADDGSLTFGEVIGVAAVEDGYNESVTVELDGVATPIVYPMLHVDTNEIGTYEFGTVEGADGPVVIDGSVVTFPIAAAPSIVYDGTLDGTTLTMDQALIDAPGWLVIHADNGEGSFGAVIGQAQVYPGVNHHISIELNESMMTDTLYPMLHYDTGEAGEYEFGEVEGADLPVTVNGNVVFAAMVPEVAEME from the coding sequence ATGATTATTAGACGCTTTGTTGTTGGCATGGTTGTGGCGGCGCTGGCTTTACTCAGCGGCTCTCTGGTCATGGCAGATCACTTTAATCCGGCAGTCACGGTCTCTGATCAGGTTTCTACAGATGGCACTGTGACGGTTGAGCAGGTGAATAGTGCCGACCGTGGGTTTATCGTCATTCACGCCGCAGATGGTGATTCTTTTGGTGAAGTTATTGGTCATGCTCCCGTTTATCCGGGTGCCAACTATAATGTTGTCGTCGATATTGATACCAGCCGCGCAACCAGCACCCTCTACGCGATGTTGCACGAAGACACCGGCGAAGTGGGTACATACGAGTTCGGCGAAGTTGAAGGTGCAGATGGCCCCGTATCTGTAGACGGCGAAGTAGTCACCCCCACCTTTATGGCGGAAGTCGTTTCTGCTCATGATCAGACTGTTGATATGAACAGCATAACGATTGACGCCGTGACCATCTCAGAAGATGGTTGGGTCGTGGTCCATGCGGGTGACGCAGAGAGCTTCGGCGAAGTCCTGGGCTTTACACAGGTGAGCGCTGGCACAACGACAGATGTCACTGTTGAGCTGGATGGCGAAATGACCGACGTTCTGTGGCCGATGCTCCACTACGATACCGGCGAAGCGGGTGAGTATGAGTTTGGCACTGTTGAAGGTGCAGATGGCCCGGTGGCTGTAGGTACGAGCGTGGCAACCATGCCGATCTGGACCGTGCCGCATATCCGCGTTGCAGATCAGATCGTGCTCCCTGGCGATGGTATGGATATGATGGGCGGCTCTGTGATGGGTAGTGTCCTGAGTGATGGCCCTGGCTTCCTGGTGATCCATGCCGCCACAAATGCCGATGATGGTAGCCTGACTTTTGGTGAGGTGATTGGTGTGGCCGCGGTTGAAGATGGCTATAACGAATCTGTGACCGTTGAACTGGATGGCGTCGCAACCCCGATTGTGTACCCCATGCTCCATGTGGATACCAACGAAATCGGTACCTATGAATTCGGGACTGTCGAAGGTGCGGATGGCCCTGTTGTGATTGATGGTAGTGTCGTGACGTTCCCCATTGCTGCTGCGCCGTCTATTGTTTATGACGGCACCCTGGATGGGACCACACTGACAATGGATCAGGCCTTGATCGACGCTCCGGGCTGGCTTGTCATTCACGCAGATAATGGCGAAGGATCTTTTGGTGCCGTGATTGGTCAGGCGCAGGTATATCCTGGTGTGAACCACCACATCAGCATTGAGCTGAACGAAAGCATGATGACAGATACTCTGTACCCCATGTTGCACTATGACACTGGCGAAGCGGGTGAATACGAGTTCGGCGAAGTTGAAGGCGCGGATCTGCCTGTAACGGTCAATGGCAATGTGGTCTTCGCAGCGATGGTGCCAGAAGTCGCAGAAATGGAATAA
- a CDS encoding anti-sigma factor family protein: protein MTEYYSEMMQERLDGNLDAQREAELLRHLQQAPEAAEQNASLEAVHDMLVRAPLERAPSRLAATIMARLARAVQEQAERQELPEEVKQALLLAMNLVILQMTPVLLASSYMVLNAQARPKALSNAVNRTVMLMVMMIDGMGVLIDEMEALVKEDPRMAPVALSLMPTIMTAMLNYLEDADHLDNIRQIDRHLEALQNTAPSVPDDDEDDDRISRLSGR, encoded by the coding sequence ATGACCGAGTACTATAGCGAAATGATGCAAGAACGCCTCGATGGAAACCTGGATGCGCAGCGCGAAGCCGAATTGTTAAGGCATTTGCAGCAAGCACCGGAGGCAGCCGAGCAGAATGCCAGCTTAGAAGCGGTCCATGACATGTTGGTACGTGCCCCGCTGGAACGTGCACCCAGCCGTCTGGCAGCGACGATCATGGCGCGTTTGGCCCGGGCTGTACAGGAACAGGCCGAACGACAAGAATTACCGGAAGAAGTAAAACAAGCGCTCTTGCTGGCCATGAACCTCGTGATCTTACAGATGACTCCGGTTCTGCTGGCATCTAGTTATATGGTTTTGAATGCCCAGGCCCGCCCCAAGGCACTTTCGAATGCGGTCAACCGCACTGTCATGCTCATGGTGATGATGATTGACGGCATGGGCGTCCTGATTGATGAAATGGAAGCGCTCGTCAAAGAAGACCCCAGAATGGCTCCCGTCGCGCTCTCGCTAATGCCGACGATTATGACGGCTATGTTGAATTATCTGGAAGATGCTGATCATCTGGACAATATACGCCAGATTGATCGCCATTTAGAGGCCCTGCAAAATACAGCGCCATCTGTACCTGATGACGACGAAGATGATGACCGCATCAGCCGCCTCTCAGGCCGTTAA
- a CDS encoding RNA polymerase sigma factor produces the protein MNKNSSVRLHANASTATLGCEESQGEVVTEPDAKLNEWIMLALEGNQDAFAEIVYSFQDAVYNLCYRMLGEGTEAEDATQEAFIRAYNNLHRYDVARSFKTWLLSITSNHCIDRLRKRRMQYLSLDEPLPSGMALALSSDEPGPEQAAIDNERGQHIQLLLNELKPDDRAAVVYRYWYDYSYAEIADMLETTESAIKSRLFRARRLLADLYQQGLNIPADDDRPINPRLLQE, from the coding sequence ATGAACAAGAACAGCTCTGTTCGGCTCCATGCCAATGCTAGCACGGCCACGCTCGGCTGTGAGGAATCGCAGGGGGAGGTAGTGACTGAACCGGATGCGAAATTAAACGAATGGATTATGTTGGCTTTAGAAGGCAACCAGGATGCCTTCGCTGAGATCGTTTATAGTTTTCAGGATGCTGTATACAACCTTTGCTATCGTATGTTGGGTGAAGGCACAGAAGCCGAAGATGCGACCCAGGAGGCGTTCATCCGCGCCTACAATAATTTGCATCGCTATGATGTTGCCCGTTCTTTTAAGACCTGGCTTTTATCCATTACATCAAATCATTGCATTGATAGACTGCGTAAGCGTCGGATGCAGTACCTTTCGCTCGACGAACCGCTGCCCTCTGGGATGGCCTTAGCGCTCAGCAGTGACGAACCTGGCCCGGAACAAGCGGCTATCGACAATGAGCGGGGTCAGCATATTCAACTCTTGCTGAATGAACTCAAGCCGGATGACCGGGCTGCTGTAGTCTACCGCTATTGGTACGACTATTCCTACGCGGAAATTGCAGACATGCTGGAGACGACTGAAAGTGCCATTAAAAGTCGGCTGTTTCGGGCACGCCGTTTGTTGGCGGATCTCTATCAGCAAGGGCTGAATATCCCCGCTGATGATGATCGGCCTATTAATCCACGGTTGCTGCAAGAATGA
- a CDS encoding homoserine dehydrogenase, with translation MKIALIGFGTVGQGFIDILQEKSDILRTIYGFEPTIVAVATRSRGSLMHPNGLDKTALLTAIEQGHLNNYPDTDGLQRDLPVLDLIDQCGADVMLEASWTNLDTAQPATDHCLRAFQNGQHVVLVNKGPVALHYDLLQAAAQQTNRQLRYEGTVMAGTPSLTLARESLAGCTITSARGILNGTTNYMLTQMEQGVSYEAVLADAQAKGYAEADPTADVGGWDAAAKALILARGLFGANLTLEDLDVTGITDITLDDIEAARQAGERYKLIAEVTAEGGSVRPVRLPLADPLAGVSGSSNAITYETDLLGGVTLSGPGAGKHETGFAMLADLLAIMRYKPL, from the coding sequence ATGAAGATCGCATTGATCGGCTTTGGCACTGTGGGCCAGGGCTTCATCGACATCCTACAGGAAAAAAGCGACATCCTGCGCACAATCTACGGATTTGAGCCGACCATCGTCGCTGTTGCGACACGCTCCAGGGGCAGCTTGATGCACCCCAACGGCCTCGATAAAACGGCCCTCCTCACAGCCATTGAACAGGGACACCTTAACAATTACCCGGATACAGACGGCCTGCAACGCGACCTCCCCGTTCTAGACCTGATTGACCAGTGCGGCGCTGACGTGATGTTAGAAGCAAGCTGGACCAACCTGGACACCGCCCAGCCAGCAACGGATCACTGCTTGCGTGCCTTCCAGAATGGGCAGCACGTCGTGCTGGTAAATAAAGGGCCTGTCGCGCTGCACTATGATCTGTTGCAGGCAGCCGCCCAACAGACTAACCGGCAACTTCGCTATGAAGGGACGGTAATGGCGGGTACCCCTTCTCTCACTTTAGCCCGCGAATCACTGGCAGGCTGTACGATTACATCGGCACGGGGCATCCTCAACGGGACGACAAATTACATGCTGACCCAGATGGAACAGGGTGTTTCTTATGAGGCTGTGCTGGCTGATGCCCAGGCAAAAGGCTATGCAGAAGCCGACCCTACGGCAGATGTTGGCGGATGGGATGCGGCTGCAAAAGCACTCATCCTGGCGAGAGGCCTCTTTGGCGCGAACCTCACATTAGAAGACCTGGACGTGACGGGCATTACGGACATCACACTAGATGACATTGAAGCAGCACGTCAGGCTGGCGAGCGCTATAAGTTGATTGCAGAAGTAACGGCAGAAGGTGGCAGCGTACGCCCGGTGCGCTTGCCCTTAGCGGACCCCCTAGCTGGTGTGAGCGGCAGCAGCAACGCCATCACTTACGAAACAGATTTGCTCGGTGGCGTCACTTTATCCGGCCCCGGTGCCGGAAAACACGAAACAGGGTTCGCTATGTTAGCCGATTTACTAGCAATAATGCGTTACAAGCCGTTATGA
- a CDS encoding hybrid sensor histidine kinase/response regulator: MSERKTVLVVEDEIHLLYGIRDILEYEEYDVLIAQNGLEGLEVLQSDPFNPPDIIVSDVMMPHMDGFTFLEHVRKEDNWITVPFIFLTAKDQQSDRFRGGDLGADVYLTKPFAAEELLHAVKNQIKRQSNIKRVQKEQESNLKREILKLFNHEFRTPMSLVVGYSEMLKGYEKRLIDEEDVMDFLKGVNSGANRLRRLVENFILLLEIQEGDALNSYKLRRRPIAEIDAIVRDAVRGANHFEEAPNVHIEIEKDMPLFVADVQHLTACLRELIDNAIKFSDDEAARVEVKVTHEDKMIVFRVKDWGRGIPAHEYDNIWKELYQIDREHFEDQGSGCGLAIVDGMVKIHGGTREVTSSDKGSIFTIRIPITPPDNPNLFDSIEGIASAMATTDVASSE, from the coding sequence ATGAGCGAACGAAAGACAGTCCTTGTTGTCGAAGACGAAATCCATTTACTGTATGGTATCCGCGACATCCTAGAATACGAAGAATACGATGTGCTCATCGCACAAAATGGCCTGGAAGGGTTGGAAGTGCTGCAAAGCGATCCATTTAACCCGCCGGATATTATCGTATCGGATGTGATGATGCCCCATATGGACGGCTTCACATTCTTAGAGCATGTGCGTAAAGAAGACAACTGGATTACGGTTCCGTTCATCTTCCTGACGGCTAAGGACCAGCAATCGGATCGCTTCCGCGGTGGTGACCTGGGTGCAGATGTTTATCTGACCAAGCCCTTCGCCGCAGAAGAGCTGTTACACGCCGTCAAAAACCAGATTAAACGGCAGAGCAATATCAAGCGCGTGCAGAAGGAACAGGAATCCAACCTCAAGCGCGAAATCCTCAAGCTGTTCAATCATGAGTTCCGCACGCCGATGTCCCTGGTTGTCGGCTATTCGGAGATGCTCAAAGGCTACGAAAAACGCCTCATCGACGAAGAAGATGTGATGGACTTCCTCAAAGGCGTGAACAGTGGTGCGAATCGCCTGCGCCGCTTAGTGGAAAATTTCATCCTCCTGCTGGAAATTCAAGAAGGCGATGCACTCAACTCCTACAAATTACGCCGCCGCCCCATCGCAGAAATTGACGCCATCGTCCGTGATGCCGTACGCGGAGCGAATCACTTTGAAGAAGCCCCTAATGTCCATATCGAAATCGAAAAGGACATGCCCCTCTTCGTCGCAGATGTGCAGCATCTCACGGCTTGCCTGAGGGAACTCATCGACAATGCCATCAAATTTTCAGACGATGAAGCGGCGCGGGTTGAGGTCAAGGTCACCCATGAAGACAAAATGATCGTCTTCCGCGTCAAGGATTGGGGGCGCGGCATCCCGGCGCACGAATATGACAATATCTGGAAAGAACTCTACCAGATTGACCGCGAACACTTTGAAGATCAGGGCAGCGGCTGTGGGCTGGCGATTGTCGATGGCATGGTGAAGATTCATGGCGGCACGCGCGAAGTCACCAGCAGCGATAAAGGCAGCATCTTCACAATTCGCATCCCCATCACCCCACCGGATAACCCAAACCTGTTCGATTCCATCGAAGGCATTGCCTCCGCAATGGCAACAACCGATGTAGCTTCTTCAGAATAA
- a CDS encoding PspA/IM30 family protein has translation MPSIFEKINTLINANMHALVDRALEGNSIKVMDEYIRQVERNLEALEDSAATVGGTVRTLKRKYEDFANAAEKLDRDIDTLILKGKDDLAAAAQAELNTKQELAQEYYEQWQAQEQQYQRMLDMRLKLEGRLTTIKQERERLRALIELAETKKVMTKTVKSLDDLADTGDAEITSLTEQIRARLDREDARLEMATRTIGDQIEEAVGVGEVERQLEERRRRLLSGSE, from the coding sequence ATGCCATCTATATTTGAGAAGATTAACACGCTCATCAATGCCAATATGCATGCTCTGGTCGACCGTGCTCTAGAAGGCAACTCCATCAAGGTTATGGATGAGTACATCCGCCAGGTGGAACGTAATCTGGAAGCCCTGGAAGACTCCGCCGCTACGGTTGGTGGGACAGTACGTACGCTGAAGCGGAAGTACGAAGACTTCGCCAATGCGGCTGAAAAGCTGGATCGCGATATTGATACACTCATCCTTAAAGGCAAAGATGACCTCGCCGCCGCCGCCCAGGCCGAACTCAACACCAAGCAAGAACTGGCCCAGGAATATTATGAGCAGTGGCAGGCACAGGAACAACAGTACCAGCGCATGTTAGATATGCGCCTCAAGCTGGAAGGCCGCCTGACGACCATCAAACAAGAGCGTGAGCGCCTGCGTGCTTTGATCGAACTGGCGGAAACAAAGAAGGTGATGACCAAGACGGTCAAGAGCCTGGACGATCTGGCAGATACGGGCGATGCAGAAATCACAAGCCTGACCGAACAGATCCGCGCCCGCCTGGACCGCGAAGATGCCCGCCTGGAAATGGCGACGCGCACAATTGGCGACCAGATCGAAGAAGCAGTGGGTGTGGGCGAAGTCGAACGGCAGTTAGAAGAACGCCGCCGCCGTTTGCTCAGTGGCAGCGAATAA
- a CDS encoding S1C family serine protease yields MKSFSKWLIVLISAIAVGAFAFAPALAQSGLAPNADTTVEAQVFQQVSPSVVSIMVYASQGQGQGSGFVIDEQGHIVTNNHVVEGAEFIEVEFIDGTLAEGTIIGLDPDSDLAVIQVDLPEEKLIPLAFGDSSSLYIGQPVVAIGSPFGQEFTLTTGIVSATERSIAGLTGYSIGGAIQTDAAINPGNSGGPLLNLNGEVIGVNSQILSSSRSNSGVGFAIPSNLTQRVAQELIENGFVEYSYLGISGGEVNLRTIDALNLPNDLRGVIVGSAVPGGPSARAGLQDAQTLQNNMGVEELVNADIITAINGEEITSMEELVSYLARETKPGDTVTLTVYRDGEYITLDVRLTPRPSTSQIS; encoded by the coding sequence ATGAAGTCCTTTAGTAAGTGGCTTATCGTCCTGATCAGCGCAATCGCAGTTGGCGCGTTCGCATTCGCCCCAGCCCTGGCCCAGAGTGGGTTAGCTCCTAACGCTGATACGACCGTCGAAGCCCAGGTATTCCAGCAGGTTAGTCCGTCCGTGGTGTCGATTATGGTCTATGCGTCACAGGGGCAGGGACAGGGTTCCGGCTTCGTCATTGACGAACAGGGCCATATCGTAACCAATAATCATGTTGTTGAAGGCGCCGAATTCATTGAAGTTGAATTCATTGATGGCACACTGGCAGAGGGTACGATTATCGGCCTCGACCCAGACAGCGATCTTGCCGTCATTCAGGTCGATCTACCTGAAGAAAAGCTGATCCCGCTAGCATTTGGTGATTCCAGCAGCCTCTATATCGGGCAGCCAGTTGTCGCCATTGGTAGCCCCTTCGGCCAGGAATTCACCCTGACGACGGGTATCGTTAGCGCAACAGAACGCAGCATCGCTGGCCTGACCGGTTACAGCATTGGTGGCGCTATCCAGACGGACGCCGCAATCAACCCTGGTAACAGTGGTGGCCCGCTGCTGAACCTGAATGGTGAGGTCATTGGTGTGAACTCCCAAATCTTGAGCAGCAGCCGCAGCAACAGTGGTGTCGGCTTCGCGATCCCTTCTAATTTGACGCAGCGCGTCGCCCAGGAACTGATCGAGAATGGCTTCGTGGAATACAGCTACCTCGGCATTAGCGGTGGTGAAGTCAACCTGCGCACGATTGACGCGCTGAACCTGCCGAATGATCTGCGTGGCGTGATTGTCGGCTCCGCTGTACCGGGTGGTCCATCCGCTCGTGCTGGCCTGCAAGATGCCCAGACCCTCCAGAACAACATGGGCGTAGAAGAACTGGTCAACGCAGACATCATCACAGCCATCAATGGTGAAGAAATCACCAGTATGGAAGAACTCGTTAGCTACCTGGCTCGTGAGACGAAGCCTGGTGATACAGTCACACTGACAGTCTACCGTGACGGTGAATACATCACGCTGGACGTCCGCCTGACGCCGCGCCCCTCTACCAGTCAGATTAGCTAA
- a CDS encoding 2OG-Fe dioxygenase family protein yields MLATPIKTTHNIRQEIAQQGYSLVTAEEIPLSEEMQSGWEAIRAEYASLPADNFLPGGGKYRSRRYDSFYFQPETGELRLLPHRNYFQDTDINAVTGGIVRTFEPLTPETIVNPFLRELIRFDFANFPLRDSEQRYGTWQVDVHQIHVVAQPEEISHPTPEGVHRDGAAFVTVHLAQLENADGGLVTVYDDDKQPLESFQLHHILDSYLFEDAILWHGVTPITSRDGVNPAQRGILTFDYHYKPELQRPE; encoded by the coding sequence ATGTTGGCAACGCCCATCAAAACAACACACAATATCCGTCAGGAGATTGCTCAGCAGGGCTATTCTCTGGTGACGGCTGAAGAAATCCCGCTTTCTGAGGAGATGCAGTCCGGCTGGGAGGCCATCCGCGCAGAATATGCCAGCTTACCAGCGGATAACTTCTTGCCGGGTGGGGGCAAATATCGTTCTCGTCGCTACGACAGCTTTTACTTCCAACCAGAGACGGGCGAACTACGGTTGCTGCCGCATCGCAATTACTTCCAGGATACGGACATTAATGCCGTGACAGGGGGTATCGTGCGAACCTTTGAGCCGCTGACGCCAGAAACCATCGTGAATCCATTCTTGCGGGAACTAATTCGCTTTGATTTTGCGAACTTCCCCCTGCGTGACTCGGAACAGCGTTATGGCACGTGGCAGGTCGATGTTCACCAGATTCACGTCGTCGCTCAGCCTGAAGAAATCAGCCATCCGACGCCGGAAGGCGTTCATCGTGATGGGGCTGCATTTGTAACGGTGCATCTGGCACAGCTAGAGAATGCAGATGGTGGCCTCGTGACGGTTTACGATGACGATAAGCAGCCATTAGAGAGCTTCCAACTTCATCATATTTTGGATAGCTACCTTTTCGAAGATGCAATCTTGTGGCATGGTGTCACGCCGATTACCTCGCGTGATGGTGTGAACCCTGCTCAACGCGGCATCCTCACCTTTGATTACCACTACAAGCCGGAGCTGCAACGCCCGGAGTAG